A stretch of DNA from Dioscorea cayenensis subsp. rotundata cultivar TDr96_F1 chromosome 4, TDr96_F1_v2_PseudoChromosome.rev07_lg8_w22 25.fasta, whole genome shotgun sequence:
GTGATTGGGTTAAATAATCTGTATCCACCAAGATGGCCAGGCTTGTATCCAACAAACACGGTCTTCTCTCCTCTGTCATCTAGCTTTGTTCTTGTTTCTGCTGGTACATGGGCATATGCAATTGAACCAAACACCTTGAGATGTTTGACACTTGGTTTGAATCCACTCCAAGCTTCTTCAGGGGTAACATCTTCTAATTTTTTGGTTGGTGATCTGTTCAATAAATAAACAGAGCATGAAACAGCATCAGCCCAAAGATAGTTAGGCATACCTTTGGCCTTAAGCATGCTCCTAGCCATGTCCATGATTGTCCTATTTCTCCTTTCAGCAATTCCGTTGTGTTGAGGAGTATAACGGATAGTGACTTCATGTTCAATTCCATGCTCTGCACAATACTCAGCGAAATCATTAGACATGTATTCACCACCACCATCAGTTCTTAAGATCTGAATTGAATGCCCACTCTGCTTTTCAACCAGtgcttgaaattttttaaaaactccaaaCACTTCAGATTTTTGCTGCACAAAATACACCCAGATTTTCCTGctgtaatcatcaacaaaagtaaGAAAATATCGATTCCCACCAATGGATGGTGTATTCATGGGTCCGCACACATCTGAATGCACAACTTCTAGAGGGTGAGAAGCATGCCAGTTATTCTTAGTTGAAAAGGAATTTCTATGCTGCTTTCCAAGAATACATCCTTCACAGAATTGTTCAGGATGATCCAGTAAAGGCAATCCATTCACCATGTTCTTTTGAGCAAGCAATTTCAAACTTCTAAAATTCAGATGCCCAAATCTGAGATGCCATAACCATGATGCATCCTTAATAATAGCACTAAAGCAGTGATATATATCAGTTCTTATGTCAATGCGAAACATTCTGCTTTTTTTGACATAAGCGAATTAAGGATGACATTGCCACTCGTCAAGAATGGTTAAATGaccattcttcatctccatgcGATATCCTTTTTCAAGGAGTTGTCCCATACTCAGCAGGTTGTTTTTCATCCCTGGCACATAAAACACATCTGAGATAAATTGATGATCTCCATTCTTCAATTGTATCAAGATTCTACCTTTGCCCATAACAGGAATGATGCTATTATCTGCAAACTTAACAACTTTTTGTACTGATTCATCTAAATTCACAAAAAGCTCTTTTTTACCACTCATATGATTGGTGCATCCTGTGTCAAGATACCAAGTGTTGAAGTTATAATCTTCTTTGTCATTTGAAACCATTAGTAGTGCATGGTCTTCAAAGTCCTCTTCTTGTGCAAACTGAACTACTTCTACAGATTTCTTGTCTTGAGATACTTCAGCatagcttttgtttttgttaaatctGCACTCATTTGCATAATGACCAAATCGATTACATGCAAAACACTTAATGTTGTTTTTATCATACCTTCCTCTTCCTCGTCCATGGCTTCTTTGGGAATATCTACCTCTTCCTCTTGCACCAAAATTACTTCTTGTTCCATGTTCATATTTCTTATGCACAGCTTGATATCTGTTATTTCCTTTAGCTTCCTTTTCTTGTTCTGATTTGATAGAAAGTTGAACTTGAAAAGCCTTTTCAAGAGGTTTTTCTGAGAACTTTGCATTGATGCGTTGTTCATATGCTTCCAAAGAGCCCCACAACTCATCAACAGTCATGTCAGAAAGGTCTTTTGACTCCTCAATGGCAGTAGCAATGGGATCAAATCTGGTTGTGACTGTCCGCAAGATCTTCTCCACCAATGTTTGCTCTTCGACTTTGTCTCCATTGAGTCGCATCTTATTTGCCAAGGCCTGTACTCGAGATGTATATTCTGCCACAGTGTCTGTGTTCTCCATCTGTAGGATTTTGCAAGAATATCCCACGCCTCTTTTGCAGTATCCGCAACAGCTATCTTCTCAAAAATCTCATCATTAACTCCTTGATGGATGTAATAGAGAGCCTTCCGATCTTTCTTTCTGGCTTCTCGGTAGGTCTGTCTTTGAGCTTCAGTTGGATTGTTCTCCAAGGAAGGAACTCCATTTTCAACAACATCAAGAACTTCTTGAAAATCAAACAATACCTTCATCTGCACACTCCAACGATTGTAGTTCTTCCCATCTAGAGTAGGAAGAGTGGGATTAATTGTGCCGCTGTTGTGATTCGCCATGGCTCTGATACCAGATCTGATGGATTTAAAACAAAAGTGCTTCACTTTATTAGAGAATTCGTTAAGAATTACATTGAATGACTAGGCCTTTTTAAAAGGTTTGGACTCCATAACTAGAAACAAACTTTTTAAagataatcattaatttaaactaaactAATGAAGATAAGATAACACAAGATCTCTAAATGATAAGCTCTATCagatttgggattattactAACNNNNNNNNNNNNNNNNNNNNNNNNNNNNNNNNNNNNNNNNNNNNNNNNNNNNNNNNNNNNNNNNNNNNNNNNNNNNNNNNNNNNNNNNNNNNNNNNNNNNNNNNNNNNNNNNNNNNNNNNNNNNNNNNNNNNNNNNNNNNNNNNNNNNNNNNNNNNNNNNNNNNNNNNNNNNNNNNNNNNNNNNNNNNNNNNNNNNNNNNNNNNNNNNNNNNNNNNNNNNNNNNNNNNNNNNNNNNNNNNNNNNNNNNNNNNNNNNNNNNNNNNNNNNNNNNNNNNNNNNNNNNNNNNNNNNNNNNNNNNNNNNNNNNNNNNNNNNNNNNNNNNNNNNNNNNNNNNNNNNNNNNNNNNNNNNNNNNNNNNNNNNNNNNNNNNNNNNNNNNNNNNNNNNNNNNNNNNNNNNNNNNNNNNNNNNNNNNNNNNNNNNNNNNNNNNNNNNNNNNNNNNNNNNNNNNNNNNNNNNNNNNNNNNNNNNNNNNNNNNNNNNNNNNNNNNNNNNNNNNNNNNNNNNNNNNNNNNNNNNNNNNNNNNNNNNNNNNNNNNNNNNNNNNNNNNNNNNNNNNNNNNNNNNNNNNNNNNNNNNNNNNNNNNNNNNNNNNNNNNNNNNNNNNNNNNNNNNNNNNNNNNNNNNNNNNNNNNNNNNNNNNNNNNNNNNNNNNNNNNNNNNNNNNNNNNNNNNNNNNNNNNNNNNNNNNNNNNNNNNNNNNNNNNNNNNNNNNNNNNNNNNNNNNNNNNNNNNNNNNNNNNNNNNNNNNNNNNNNNNNNNNNNNNNNNNNNNNNNNNNNNNNNNNNNNNNNNNNNNNNNNNNNNNNNNNNNNNNNNNNNNNNNNNNNNNNNNNNNNNNNNNNNNNNNNNNNNNNNNNNNNNNNNNNNNNNNNNNNNNNNNNNNNNNNNNNNNNNNNNNNNNNNNNNNNNNNNNNNNNNNNNNNNNNNNNNNNNNNNNNNNNNNNNNNNNNNNNNNNNNNNNNNNNNNNNNNNNNNNNNNNNNNNNNNNNNNNNNNNNACATTGtttcaaatattttcttcttttgttcattAAGCCATATACacacaagaaaaaggaaagctTATTTGTGCATCTATCTTCACTGAgttagatctattttttttttttgttcttctttaacTATTCTTCGTTGCCTAAGAAGTAAGCaccatcatttaaaaaaagagaggataAACCACTATTCATTCAAAAAGGATAAGCTCATCATTTGATTGTATTGATTGTAATGCAATGATGATTTTTAGAAACTTTATTTCTGTAATTTAGTGAAACAGGTATAATATTTGGACCTCAAAACTTCATTCAGTAGTTTTCACTATGCATGCATACCTTGCTGAAAACCTTCCACATTTTGACACGATTTCTATCAAAATCAAAGTAGCACCGTCTGTTTCTTCACTTCTGTTGGCAAAAACTACAAATTATCTCCTCTGTTCTAGAAGTAGAGATGTACAAAAGTATGCTTTTAATTGGACTTAGTGTGTTATTCCAAAGTTTCTACTTTTACTTTGTACCAAGCTGtgatatcttttcttttattattatttgcaacgaAGAACAGTTACAAATTAACTCCTTTAATTGAAGTGTATTTTTATCTGATTAGACTTTATGGATGTTATTCCAAAGCTTCAACCTtttactaatataaatatatgaatttacaTCCTCTCTACATCCAATTATCAGCGCCAACCAAAATTGATGAACATTATTACTGTTTATTATAATGTCTTAAACGGTAAAACTGTATATGTTATtgtaatatctactatttattaaTGTTAGCTGTTGGATTAAGATCCAACGGCTCATAATGGACAtctatagattttttatttatgaacgCCCATAGAGAATTGATATATAGAGAGATTAAATATGAATCTGTTGTAATGTCAGGAGCTTGTGGAGTGGGAGCACAAGAGTAAAATACCTGGTAAGATGCATGCCTGTGGTCATGATGCTCACATTGCAATGCTTCTAGGTGCTGCTAAAATCCTTCAGGAGCACCGTGACGAGTTACAGGTttgacaataattttgtttcattttgaattttacaaAGTATTCTACAGTTcgtgatttttaaaatgatttttaggCTCTTTGAAACATATTGCCTATGACAGGGAGCTCAATTGTTGTATTCATTATGGTCTGAGTTTGGTATGCTCTGCTATGAAACTACTGTTTTCTTATTCTGAAGTAATTCTGTAGAATTTTACAACTATGggaattgtttttgtttatttgtttggatGAGGAAAATGAGATTTAGTAGCAAAATGATGGAAAAGAATATGTATTGTGAAATATcactttcctttcttttccttcattttaCTTGATTCAAAGGAAATCTAAATGATCATGTGGACATATTTGGATTCAAAGGCGGTAAGAAGCTTATTAGGAAGCTTGTTTGGTTTTGTGAAACCAGGGAACTGTTGTGCTTATATTTCAACCTGCTGAGGAAGGAAGTGGTGGTGCGAAGAAAATGATAGAGCATGGAGCTCTGGAGAATGTTGAGGCCATCTTTGGTTTTCATGTCAGAAGCGCGAAGGCTCTTGGCACAGTAACATCCAGACCTGGACCTTTATTGGCTGCAAATGGGTTCTTTGAAGCAGTAATTAGTGGAAAAGGTGGTCATGCAGCCGTTCCTCAGCTTGCAATAGATCCCATTTTAGCCGCATCCAATGTGATTGTTAGTTTGCAGAACCTTGTTTCTCGTGAAACTAATCCCTTGGAGTCGCAGGTACTTTAGTTTGCATCATCTGATTCTAGAGCTTGGCTTGAATATGTTCACTGTTATGTTCATTCTTGACTTTCAgttttttccaatattttttctCTTGACAACTAGCAATATCGAGCTAAGTACAAGCCCGTGTAGAGATAGAATTTACTAGTTTATTGGGCACTTCGATCATTGCCGCTTAACTACTAGACAAAGAATATTAAGCTTCATGCATAGTGAGAAATTATTTACACTGAATTCTCATCCATGGATCTAGAACTAATTTTCTTTCTTGCTCATTTCCTCCGACCATCCTTCAGTTTGTCAATTGTGCGAACAGTAGCATGAAGCTGGTCTCAGGCAAGGTGAAAATTTGTTGCTGGCTAATGTACTCTGTGTTCTCTTTGTTGCTCAGGTTGTAACAGTGGGTAAATTCCAAGGTGGTAGTGCATTCAATATCATTCCAGAATCTGTTAGCATTGCTGGTACTTTCCGTTCCTTTTCAAAAGAAAGTTTCTTCCAGCTGAAGCAGCGCATTGAGGAGGTAAATTCTCATCTAATCAAACTTATTCCATATTTGATCTAAAATATAAAGTTTCAGAGTCGTCACCTGTTAACATTTTCATCTATCTACATGTATATGTCACACATCAAAGTTAAATTCAGTTCAGGATCTAGATGCCAACATTAACTACAAAGCTTGTTGTCCATACATTTATTTTTGAGGACATATAAATTCAAGCAGATAGGAACTGAGACTCACAAAaacatttgtttaattaacTAATGTGAGACTATTACATCTGATACAAACAAACAGGTTATTATAGCTCAAGCAGCAGTGCAAATGTGCAATGCAACAGTAGATTTCCTCACCGAGAAACAGCCCTTCTATCCTGTGACCGTCAACAGTGAACAACTTCATAGACACTTTCTGAATGTTGCTGGTGAAATGCTTGGATTTGACAACATTAAGGATGAGCTGCCCACAATGGGAGCAGAGGACTTCTCATTCTACTCTGAGGTCGTCCCGGTTGCATACTTCTACTTCTTGGGCATGCAGAACGAATCTCACCCACCACTAAAAATCGGCCACTCTCCGCTCTTCCAAGTCAATGAAGAAGTGCTTCCATATGGAGCTGCCCTCCATGCAGCATTGGCCTTTGAGTACCTTTCTGATGCCCAGATTCCTTCAATGGAGAAGGAAAGAGTTCATGATGAACTCTAGTTATTATTCTTTAAGTTTCATGCTTATAATGTTTATCAAAGTTATCATTCTTGTGATCATGTGTGTGATTCTTGTGAGAATGAGTTTGACTGAAGATGTATTTTTGTACAGATGGTTGGTTGTGGTTACTGCAATGCTCATGCACTTTGGAGGTATTTGATCTAATGTTGCTAAACGGATTTTCACCAAATTTGATCAcatatgttgtttttgttggaaacaGGAAGATGTTGAGTAAATTTGCATACACACTCAGGATCACATTACCCGTACACcactattttgttttaaaaaaaatgtacacACAAACATCTTTTTCTAGCATTTTctgaataaaagataaatacCTTTAATTGATTCATGCCTTCTGAAAAATTGGCattttattggttattatttatttattctttttcaatgaaaacatccaTGTAAACAATCTTTTACTGTGGGATACATACACTCCAATGTCATGAGGGATAaattaaatgagaaaaatgGGGTAAATTAATGGTTTCAACGCCTTTAATTATTATAGAGAGAGATAGAGTCAATAAAGATCGGTTGAGGAATGAGGGAAGCGGTAACATCAACAACCATaacacacatgaaaaaaattgaacgTACGTCTGTGTGGGTGTGAACCATTCATTTTCATCCGCCATACAAACGAGACATCACATCCCACTCACTCCAATGTGTTAACTGTCCCAATCAAATCCAATCtctttgaatttgaaatttgaacaTAATATTTCAGAGTCAGTCATCCAGCAATGCACTGTTCTACCAATCTGAGAGGGATTTCTCTTCTAAACTAAAAGGATAAAATCATGGGCATCACCAAATCATACAATTAacattttctcattttgaatATTTCATGCTGAGCccttgttataattttttttattgaaataaataaataaataaatagcaaatcatccgaaattaaaaaaaaaaacattcttttataggcatatataaatacacagagagagaaagagaaaaacctcaacactaaatatgagcatgtttttaaattgcttatcaataaaaaagaaacaaataaaaacaattttataaatgttacgAGAAGATATGATACTTTTACCAGTTCGAGGCATGAGTTTTGAGTTTTGAACTAAAATAcgaacaataataattaaattaagaagTTCATGCTTAACTTACAAATACAGTATGTCCCAAATAATTGGCAATAAAGACTAAAGAGGGTATTTACTCAAATCCAACCAGGTGCCGCACAACCAGACCCTTAGCCTAGTAAGATACAGATGgatttctagtttttttcctCAACCAGTGAATGGCTCGTGACACGCGCAGTCCTAGATATAAACGAAATGAAATAAAGGAAGACAACCATACAAATCATGATGGCTAAAGCACATGCAAGGCCTCATCTTTTGTGAGTTGAGTTGGTTCATCATCATGCCTTTTGTTTCACTAGCGTACATCACTTACTTTCCTTTCTACTTCCTTCACTACTAAGTAATAACATTGCTGCAAACACTCGCTCTCTCTTTcaacacattatatatatatatatatatatatattaaaatcaatCCCATTTATATTCACTAAATTGTGCTTTGTGCGACACCCCCACTCAAAAAAGTCACTAAAAACGAATAGATTACATTTAATATATCAGAGCATATCATAAAGGGTTTGGAAAAGCATGTAGAATATTATCACCcatcttttaaaagaaaaaaaaaagacaataaataGACAAACACGTCAAAATCGGCATCATTAGCGCCGATGTTTTGGTGTTACAGTGAAGACCTAACCTGaattaattgaaacaaaaattcaaCACCAAACACGCCTGAGAAATcagtttcatttatttttcatttatcaaaattaatttgtaaattatCCAATATTTAATTTGAACGATCtcctcaaaaaagaaaaaaaaggaaatctaAACAATTCCATCTAAATTTCACGGTTAAGCAAATCATTGGGGTTATTTAATTTCATGAAAACCAACTGAAATT
This window harbors:
- the LOC120258808 gene encoding IAA-amino acid hydrolase ILR1-like 1 produces the protein MASSKSLHLIFLLAVIFADVAVDSSKEFLQRARETEFYDWMVGIRRRIHENPELGFEEFQTSELVRKELDAMEIPYKHPFAVTGVVGYVGSGKPPFVALRADMDALALQELVEWEHKSKIPGKMHACGHDAHIAMLLGAAKILQEHRDELQGTVVLIFQPAEEGSGGAKKMIEHGALENVEAIFGFHVRSAKALGTVTSRPGPLLAANGFFEAVISGKGGHAAVPQLAIDPILAASNVIVSLQNLVSRETNPLESQVVTVGKFQGGSAFNIIPESVSIAGTFRSFSKESFFQLKQRIEEVIIAQAAVQMCNATVDFLTEKQPFYPVTVNSEQLHRHFLNVAGEMLGFDNIKDELPTMGAEDFSFYSEVVPVAYFYFLGMQNESHPPLKIGHSPLFQVNEEVLPYGAALHAALAFEYLSDAQIPSMEKERVHDEL